The Ensifer adhaerens genome contains a region encoding:
- the folP gene encoding dihydropteroate synthase codes for MTYNPFQKFSWKLAHGRSLELGPRGVLMAIVNVTPDSFSDGGRFIDAVAAVAQGMRCLEEGALILDIGGESTRPDAAPVSAEEEQARILPVIAALARDTDALISVDTYRASTAQLAVDAGAHIVNDVHGLQREPDIATVAAKSGAGICVMHTGRGREKLADVIADQFHFLDRSLEIAAAAGVERDRIILDPGFGFAKDTDENLELMARFAELHRFELPFLVGTSRKRFVGAVSGREAADRDMATAATTALLRVAGASIFRVHDVANSKDALAMADAMLHARAR; via the coding sequence ATGACTTACAATCCATTTCAGAAATTTAGCTGGAAGCTGGCGCATGGACGCAGCCTCGAACTGGGGCCGCGTGGCGTTTTGATGGCGATCGTCAATGTTACCCCGGATTCTTTTTCCGATGGCGGCCGTTTTATCGATGCCGTTGCCGCGGTGGCGCAAGGGATGCGCTGCCTGGAGGAGGGCGCCTTGATCCTCGATATCGGCGGTGAATCCACACGCCCCGATGCGGCGCCCGTCAGCGCCGAGGAAGAACAGGCGCGGATCCTGCCTGTCATCGCAGCGCTTGCCCGTGATACCGATGCGCTGATTTCCGTCGACACTTACAGAGCCTCGACCGCCCAGCTTGCGGTCGACGCCGGCGCGCATATCGTCAACGATGTGCACGGCCTTCAGCGCGAACCCGACATTGCCACTGTCGCCGCCAAGAGCGGCGCTGGCATCTGCGTCATGCATACGGGCCGGGGCCGTGAAAAACTCGCAGACGTGATCGCCGATCAGTTTCATTTTCTCGACCGGTCGCTCGAGATCGCGGCAGCTGCCGGCGTGGAGCGGGATCGCATCATTCTCGATCCGGGCTTCGGCTTCGCCAAGGACACGGATGAGAACCTGGAATTGATGGCGCGCTTCGCAGAGTTGCACCGTTTCGAGCTGCCATTCCTGGTCGGAACGTCGCGCAAGCGCTTCGTCGGCGCGGTCAGCGGCCGAGAGGCGGCCGATCGCGACATGGCGACGGCCGCGACAACGGCGCTTTTGCGCGTTGCCGGCGCCTCAATTTTCCGCGTACACGATGTCGCAAACAGCAAGGATGCACTGGCGATGGCGGATGCTATGCTGCACGCCAGAGCGAGGTGA
- a CDS encoding DUF922 domain-containing Zn-dependent protease → MSRVRVPFKVALLALLVAAPLGTASGETVVNKSFSYFSIGGRTAEELDKALSASGPMMKSTGARHPGATRIKFGGSITYVSRNGRCAVGSARVTLNTRIILPKWKYRRQAGRDLALVWDTLSSDIKRHEERHAEIARNHARRMEKMFLALKPQDTCEEMQESVARVSATAIEAHDKDQARFDRTEAANFDKRMIRLLQYRLETLKKAQQ, encoded by the coding sequence ATGTCCCGAGTACGCGTCCCGTTCAAAGTCGCCCTTCTTGCTCTCCTGGTTGCCGCCCCGCTTGGCACGGCCTCGGGCGAAACCGTGGTGAACAAGAGCTTCTCCTATTTTTCGATCGGCGGCCGGACTGCGGAAGAACTGGACAAGGCACTCTCGGCCAGCGGCCCGATGATGAAATCGACCGGCGCACGGCATCCGGGCGCGACCCGCATCAAGTTCGGCGGCTCGATCACCTATGTCAGCCGCAACGGACGCTGCGCCGTCGGCTCGGCCCGCGTCACTCTCAACACGCGCATCATTCTGCCCAAATGGAAGTATCGCCGCCAGGCCGGACGCGACCTCGCCCTCGTGTGGGACACACTGTCGAGCGACATCAAACGCCACGAGGAGCGCCACGCGGAAATCGCCCGCAATCACGCGCGGCGGATGGAGAAGATGTTCCTGGCGTTGAAGCCGCAGGACACGTGCGAAGAGATGCAGGAAAGCGTTGCCCGCGTCAGCGCAACCGCGATAGAGGCGCATGACAAGGATCAGGCTCGCTTCGACCGCACCGAAGCCGCCAACTTCGACAAGCGCATGATCCGTCTTCTGCAATACAGGCTGGAGACGCTGAAGAAAGCGCAACAGTAG
- a CDS encoding 2Fe-2S iron-sulfur cluster-binding protein produces the protein MTKLTIVAFDGARHELDVENGSTVMENAVRNSVPGIEAECGGACACATCHVYVDDAWAQTVGAPEAMEEDMLDFAYDVRPTSRLSCQIKMSDALDGLVVHVPERQA, from the coding sequence ATGACAAAACTTACGATCGTTGCCTTTGATGGCGCGCGCCACGAACTTGATGTCGAGAACGGCTCGACGGTCATGGAAAACGCCGTTCGCAATTCGGTTCCCGGCATCGAAGCGGAATGCGGCGGAGCCTGCGCCTGTGCGACCTGTCATGTCTATGTCGACGATGCCTGGGCTCAGACCGTCGGCGCTCCGGAAGCCATGGAAGAAGACATGCTGGACTTTGCCTACGACGTCCGGCCGACGTCGCGGCTTTCCTGTCAGATCAAGATGAGCGATGCGCTCGACGGTCTCGTCGTGCACGTGCCGGAGCGCCAGGCCTAA
- a CDS encoding Hpt domain-containing protein has translation MAALRIAFEAPDSPGNSSASGKKPIDFAHLAVQTMGDKALEIEVLQLFARQARQVLKEIAEGEGTPRAQAAHRLKGAALAVGAVDVASVAGAIEHNPAEASLCDQLASAVLEAELFILKLCR, from the coding sequence ATGGCGGCCCTCAGGATTGCCTTTGAAGCCCCGGATAGTCCGGGAAACTCTTCTGCGTCAGGCAAAAAGCCGATCGACTTTGCTCACCTCGCCGTCCAGACGATGGGTGACAAGGCGCTCGAAATCGAAGTGCTGCAACTCTTTGCGCGCCAGGCGCGCCAGGTCTTGAAGGAAATCGCCGAAGGCGAGGGCACGCCCCGTGCCCAGGCAGCCCACCGGCTAAAGGGCGCAGCCCTTGCTGTTGGTGCCGTCGACGTTGCAAGCGTTGCCGGCGCGATCGAACACAATCCGGCCGAAGCCTCGCTCTGCGACCAGCTCGCATCGGCCGTGCTCGAAGCCGAGCTCTTCATTCTGAAGCTCTGCCGCTAG
- a CDS encoding kinesin: MATKKSNESIDEKAFQALEAALKIDFDELASSPNDKTSLDDPEENVSQPTNQAATPDQNKKARPQPEQSRGARAAEAAKTLAPEPAPKSPSLSAANDDGRRSPAAMLRALDVRSNRAAIRVAALVSVIWAVAGLGVANLLYGPQIWQIRSLSDLAATPGAVGVAIGIVLPIMLFFSFAIMIARAQELRNAARSMAEVALRLAEPETAAADRVMTVGQAVRREVSAMNEGIERTIARATELETLVHSEVNALERSYSENELRVRTLVQELGLEREAIIGHSERIRSAISGAHGKLKDDLEQASEDIASRIAISGEAFASLIDTRAAALSEKSDGALQSIGSMLTTRTDALLSGLTAAGLGLSTEFDTRLDQLSDTLTKRGEDLLSQFETRASSLDASTEKLNAALNERARQLNETLIARTRDLNESLSVGQHAITGGLDHVLASLNATLDEKGASFRQSLRSSADDAIMDLDLRGGFFEEKLQTTVGQLATAFDERFHEFASAFDKRASLLDTKLMESLHRINETVSGGSEAIGGALDSSIEKIGSALSDQSLTLATTLGATQDFIEETIASRTTELGNMIGDAHTRIDSVLSEKTSGLMGALTQAQDRIENGFGQRADALSSALTTSEQRLTEGLDSRTAAFVDGLQAAHARIEQTLHGSTDEITSAIAASQHRLDNTLSERTLALSTILSMGADSIDTAVSGTADRLERVLSERGEAISDALTNQTTALDGVLAERAAAITSTMSSRANEMANTLSRHAEDVADSLTFRATAVAETMTDRVGDIEQKLSESVNTIAENLGGRVSLISDTLTQTSARIAEDLSGRVSKISDTLTETSAHIADALTARTTEATASLAGKAAEIEETLSGRAEHLRDTLSSTHEQIRVTLDDRINAINLAVGQGREQLEGMLADQSTAIATTLATSAGMLEMSLEERQSALAGAIDRSGEVLDSRMRSTTGHIAERLAETANQISLAADSLTNRVDLSINGLNDRLDDTGMRVETSLGALEERMRESAGNISSIVDETGMHLETRVGVLEDRIRGTVGNVGAVVDDTGARIESNLGALENRIRGSVTNVGSVVDDAAARVEGGLSALEDRIRGSVSGVNAIVGETGALIENSLGVLQDRIRGSVNDVNTLVDDTGLRLEVSLSSLEDRVRDSVGSVNQIVDGAGQRIADSLGDRAGDIDRMSEVAATRITGAIESGAERIAERLGTMDRALNIGLDNVNRTIEGKAAVLVTSLRGAVHEATQDIDAEANRLEGKTSDIVANLRSAVGGVAEDFDAEAVRLEDKAAGLANTLRSAVGDVAQELDAETLRMEDKAAGLVNTLRSAVGDVAQELDAEALRMEDKAAGLVNSLRGAISGAAQEIDAEAVRSAGLLSKAGDDFASALAARQADFANTIDQTAAATAARHAELANSIEQKAAATAARHAELARSIADAADTASARLAATHSQIANHADNIHQGLSNTEKALEARGEAIRTTLDERTRELNSMLAGRSMELSRLIDEQARPVIDQYAATGREAAERIAAVTQESADRLRAENAALVNAIAERTGETLNAISYRAEETAKAMKMVENRLQSTALGLIDQLANNNAAIATVIDQASSNLGEMDQRLESTIARVSESTRQASDMLSTSTRLIEGKVDKLSDISASTLSQIGGIVGRFEDHSRVLGQASDLLGAAQSNLVSTLEERQDALRTLSVGLVQRSEEIERTMRALEGFVDGAFQRAEERSGHVAGNLRSGIQQSFADVGRLLTSAEQRAAEAAESMRNTLAQAGDEAGASVEQVFSRAEERSRQIANTLRSGVETSFADVNKTLSSVEGRALGASEALRQAIAKVGEDAGASIEGAFANAEERSKEVASRLRGSVAASVSDIERMLAESGKKSDGVADQLRDAVRVAIDEAIGRFSGATDEIRRSAGEIRKELDMTREELKRGAFDLPEEAKENAAVMRRAVGEQIKALQELSDIIGKSSTQLEVAQPLRQQPAAAPVARPVQQQAAPQPQPVAQPQPQPVAQQPVAQQPVIEQPRRQEPAPALRGSLGIEQPAVRQPAPTQAVSNEVAEGGGWMRDLLRAASREEAPSPAPQRPAEAQPTARAGDSRNPRHVVESLNSLSVDIARAIDHDASVDLWRRYQRGERDVFTRRLYTLKGQQTFDEIKRKYDREPEFRTAVDRYIADFEKLLADVARNDPDKRITQTYLTSDTGKVYTMLAHAAGRFS; the protein is encoded by the coding sequence ATGGCGACGAAAAAGAGCAATGAGTCGATCGACGAAAAGGCGTTCCAGGCTCTGGAAGCTGCCCTGAAGATTGATTTCGACGAGCTTGCATCGAGCCCGAATGACAAGACTTCCTTGGATGATCCGGAGGAAAATGTGTCTCAGCCCACCAATCAGGCGGCGACGCCCGATCAGAATAAGAAAGCACGGCCCCAGCCGGAACAGTCCCGCGGGGCGCGTGCTGCAGAAGCGGCCAAGACGCTCGCTCCGGAACCTGCGCCCAAGTCCCCGTCCCTTTCCGCCGCCAACGACGATGGTCGCCGTTCGCCGGCTGCGATGCTGCGTGCGCTCGACGTGCGCTCCAATCGCGCCGCGATCCGCGTTGCTGCGCTGGTGTCCGTCATCTGGGCGGTTGCCGGCCTCGGTGTCGCCAACCTTCTTTACGGGCCGCAGATCTGGCAGATCCGTTCGCTGAGCGACCTTGCCGCCACCCCTGGCGCCGTCGGCGTCGCGATCGGCATCGTGCTGCCGATCATGCTCTTCTTCTCCTTTGCCATCATGATCGCCCGCGCGCAGGAACTGCGCAACGCAGCGCGCTCGATGGCGGAAGTCGCCCTGCGCCTTGCCGAGCCGGAAACGGCTGCTGCCGATCGCGTCATGACGGTCGGCCAGGCCGTCCGTCGCGAAGTCTCGGCGATGAACGAAGGCATCGAACGCACGATTGCCCGCGCCACCGAACTCGAAACGCTGGTTCATTCCGAGGTCAACGCGCTCGAACGCAGCTACAGCGAAAACGAACTGCGCGTGCGCACCCTGGTGCAGGAACTCGGGCTTGAGCGCGAAGCCATCATCGGCCATTCGGAGCGTATCCGTTCGGCCATCTCCGGTGCGCATGGCAAGCTGAAGGACGACCTGGAACAGGCGAGCGAAGACATCGCTTCGCGCATTGCAATTTCGGGCGAAGCCTTTGCCTCGCTGATCGACACCCGCGCGGCTGCCCTCAGCGAGAAATCGGACGGCGCCTTGCAGTCGATCGGCAGCATGCTGACGACCCGCACCGATGCGCTGCTTTCGGGCCTGACCGCTGCCGGCCTCGGTCTCAGCACTGAATTTGACACCCGGCTTGACCAGCTCAGCGACACGCTGACGAAGCGCGGCGAAGACCTGCTCAGCCAGTTCGAAACGCGCGCCTCCTCGCTTGACGCCAGCACCGAGAAGCTGAATGCGGCGCTCAACGAACGCGCCCGCCAGCTCAACGAAACACTGATCGCCCGCACCCGCGACCTCAACGAAAGCCTGAGCGTCGGCCAGCACGCCATCACCGGTGGCCTCGACCACGTGCTCGCCTCGCTCAACGCCACGCTCGACGAAAAGGGCGCGAGCTTCCGCCAGAGCCTGCGCTCCAGCGCCGACGACGCGATCATGGACCTCGACCTTCGCGGCGGCTTCTTTGAAGAGAAGCTGCAGACGACCGTCGGCCAGCTCGCAACCGCCTTCGACGAGCGGTTCCACGAGTTTGCCTCCGCCTTCGACAAGCGTGCGAGCCTGCTCGACACCAAGCTCATGGAAAGCCTGCACCGCATCAACGAGACCGTCTCCGGCGGTTCGGAAGCGATCGGCGGCGCACTCGACAGCAGCATCGAGAAGATCGGCTCGGCCCTTTCCGACCAGTCGCTGACGCTTGCGACCACGCTCGGCGCGACCCAGGACTTCATCGAAGAGACGATTGCGAGCCGTACCACGGAACTCGGCAACATGATCGGCGATGCGCACACCCGCATCGACAGCGTGCTCTCCGAAAAGACCAGCGGCCTCATGGGTGCCCTCACCCAGGCACAGGACCGCATCGAAAACGGCTTCGGCCAGCGTGCGGACGCACTTTCGAGCGCACTGACGACGAGCGAACAGCGCCTGACCGAAGGTCTCGACAGCCGTACCGCTGCCTTCGTCGACGGCCTGCAGGCCGCGCACGCCCGCATCGAGCAGACCCTGCACGGCTCGACCGACGAGATCACCAGCGCGATCGCTGCCAGCCAGCACCGCCTCGATAACACCCTGTCGGAACGCACGCTCGCGCTTTCGACGATCCTCTCCATGGGCGCAGACTCGATCGACACCGCCGTCAGCGGCACGGCCGACCGGCTGGAGCGCGTTCTTTCCGAACGCGGCGAAGCGATCTCCGACGCGCTCACCAACCAGACGACGGCGCTTGACGGCGTACTCGCCGAGCGCGCCGCCGCCATCACCTCGACGATGTCGTCGCGTGCCAACGAGATGGCCAATACGCTGAGCCGTCACGCCGAAGACGTGGCCGACAGCCTGACCTTCCGGGCAACCGCCGTCGCCGAAACCATGACCGACCGTGTCGGTGATATCGAGCAGAAGCTCTCCGAGAGCGTCAACACGATCGCAGAAAACCTCGGCGGCCGCGTCAGCCTGATCTCCGATACGCTCACCCAGACGAGTGCCCGCATCGCCGAGGATCTGAGCGGCCGTGTCAGCAAGATCTCCGATACGCTGACCGAGACCAGCGCGCACATCGCCGATGCGCTGACGGCGCGCACCACCGAAGCGACCGCGTCGCTTGCCGGAAAGGCAGCGGAAATCGAGGAGACGCTGAGCGGCCGCGCCGAGCACCTGCGCGATACGCTCTCGTCCACGCACGAGCAGATCCGCGTCACGCTCGACGACCGCATCAACGCCATCAACCTTGCCGTCGGCCAGGGCCGCGAGCAGCTCGAAGGCATGCTTGCCGATCAGTCGACCGCGATCGCCACGACGCTCGCCACCAGCGCCGGCATGCTGGAAATGTCGCTCGAAGAACGCCAGTCGGCACTCGCCGGCGCCATCGACCGCAGCGGCGAAGTGCTCGACAGCCGTATGCGCTCGACCACGGGCCATATTGCCGAGCGCCTGGCCGAAACCGCCAACCAGATCAGCCTGGCGGCCGACAGCCTCACCAACCGCGTTGACCTGTCGATCAACGGCCTCAACGATCGCCTTGACGATACCGGCATGCGCGTTGAAACCAGCCTCGGCGCACTCGAAGAGCGCATGCGCGAGAGCGCCGGCAACATCAGCTCGATCGTCGACGAAACCGGCATGCATCTCGAGACCCGCGTTGGCGTCCTCGAAGACCGTATTCGTGGCACCGTCGGCAATGTCGGCGCCGTGGTCGACGACACCGGCGCACGGATCGAGAGCAATCTCGGTGCCCTCGAAAACCGCATTCGCGGCAGCGTCACCAATGTCGGCTCCGTCGTTGATGATGCGGCGGCCCGTGTCGAAGGTGGCCTCAGCGCGCTCGAAGACCGTATCCGTGGCAGCGTCAGCGGCGTCAACGCGATCGTCGGCGAGACCGGTGCACTGATCGAAAACAGCCTCGGCGTCCTTCAGGACCGCATCCGCGGCAGCGTCAACGACGTCAACACCCTGGTCGACGATACCGGCCTGCGCCTGGAAGTCAGCCTCAGCTCGCTGGAAGATCGGGTCCGCGACAGCGTCGGCAGCGTCAACCAGATCGTCGACGGCGCCGGACAGCGGATCGCCGACAGCCTTGGTGACCGCGCTGGCGACATCGACCGCATGAGCGAAGTTGCGGCAACCCGGATCACCGGCGCCATCGAGTCCGGTGCGGAACGCATCGCCGAACGCCTCGGCACCATGGATCGTGCCCTCAACATCGGCCTAGATAACGTCAACCGCACGATCGAGGGCAAGGCGGCCGTTCTGGTCACCAGCCTGCGCGGCGCCGTTCACGAGGCAACGCAGGATATCGACGCTGAAGCCAATCGCCTGGAAGGCAAGACGTCCGACATCGTCGCCAATCTGCGCAGCGCAGTCGGCGGCGTGGCTGAGGACTTCGATGCCGAAGCCGTGCGCCTGGAAGACAAGGCAGCCGGTCTCGCAAACACGCTCCGCAGCGCCGTTGGCGATGTCGCGCAGGAACTCGACGCAGAAACGCTGCGCATGGAAGACAAGGCTGCCGGCCTCGTCAACACGCTTCGCAGCGCCGTTGGCGACGTCGCCCAGGAACTCGACGCAGAGGCACTGCGCATGGAAGACAAGGCCGCCGGCCTTGTGAACAGCCTGCGCGGCGCCATCAGCGGTGCAGCTCAGGAAATCGACGCGGAAGCTGTCCGCTCGGCCGGGCTGCTGTCGAAGGCAGGCGACGATTTCGCCTCCGCACTTGCCGCTCGCCAGGCAGACTTCGCCAACACGATCGACCAGACGGCAGCCGCCACCGCCGCGCGCCACGCCGAGCTTGCCAACTCGATCGAGCAGAAGGCGGCAGCGACCGCTGCACGTCATGCCGAGCTTGCCCGCTCGATCGCCGACGCGGCCGACACCGCAAGCGCACGGCTGGCCGCAACGCACAGCCAGATCGCCAACCACGCCGACAACATCCACCAGGGCCTCAGCAATACGGAGAAGGCGCTGGAAGCCCGTGGCGAAGCAATCCGCACCACGCTCGACGAGCGCACCCGCGAACTCAACTCGATGCTCGCCGGCCGCTCGATGGAGCTCTCGCGCCTGATCGACGAGCAGGCACGCCCTGTCATCGACCAGTATGCCGCCACCGGCCGCGAGGCAGCCGAGCGCATCGCTGCGGTGACACAGGAAAGCGCCGACCGCCTGCGTGCGGAAAACGCCGCCCTCGTCAACGCCATCGCCGAGCGCACGGGCGAGACGCTGAACGCGATCTCCTACCGCGCCGAAGAGACGGCAAAGGCGATGAAGATGGTCGAAAACCGTCTGCAGTCGACCGCCCTTGGCCTGATCGACCAGCTCGCCAACAACAATGCGGCCATTGCCACGGTCATCGACCAGGCGAGCAGCAACCTCGGCGAAATGGACCAGCGTCTGGAATCGACGATCGCCCGCGTGTCGGAATCGACCCGTCAGGCCTCCGACATGCTGTCGACCTCCACCCGCCTCATCGAAGGCAAGGTCGACAAGCTCTCCGATATCTCCGCCTCGACCCTGTCGCAGATCGGCGGCATTGTCGGCCGGTTCGAAGACCACTCGCGCGTTCTCGGCCAGGCCTCCGACCTGCTCGGCGCGGCCCAGTCGAACCTCGTCAGCACGCTCGAGGAACGCCAGGATGCGCTTCGCACCCTGTCGGTCGGCCTCGTCCAGCGCTCGGAAGAGATCGAACGCACGATGCGTGCGCTCGAAGGCTTCGTCGACGGCGCCTTCCAGCGGGCCGAAGAACGCTCGGGCCACGTTGCCGGAAACCTGCGCAGCGGCATCCAGCAGTCCTTCGCCGATGTCGGTCGCCTGCTGACGAGCGCCGAACAGCGCGCGGCGGAAGCTGCTGAATCGATGCGCAACACGCTCGCCCAGGCCGGTGACGAAGCCGGCGCCTCGGTCGAGCAGGTCTTCAGCCGTGCCGAAGAGCGTTCGCGCCAGATCGCCAACACGCTTCGCTCGGGCGTCGAGACCTCGTTTGCCGACGTCAACAAGACGCTCTCCTCCGTCGAAGGCCGTGCGCTCGGCGCATCGGAAGCCCTTCGCCAGGCGATCGCCAAGGTCGGTGAAGATGCCGGTGCCTCGATCGAGGGTGCCTTTGCCAATGCCGAGGAGCGCTCCAAGGAAGTCGCCTCGCGTCTGCGCGGCAGCGTTGCGGCCTCGGTGTCCGACATCGAGCGCATGCTTGCCGAAAGCGGCAAGAAGTCCGATGGCGTCGCAGACCAGCTGCGTGACGCCGTTCGCGTCGCAATCGACGAGGCGATCGGCCGCTTCAGCGGCGCGACTGACGAGATCCGTCGCTCGGCTGGCGAGATCCGCAAGGAACTCGACATGACCCGCGAAGAGCTGAAGCGCGGCGCCTTCGACCTGCCGGAAGAAGCCAAGGAAAATGCGGCCGTCATGCGCCGTGCCGTCGGCGAGCAGATCAAGGCGCTGCAGGAACTGTCCGACATCATCGGCAAGTCCTCGACGCAGCTCGAAGTGGCCCAGCCGCTGCGCCAGCAGCCGGCCGCCGCTCCGGTCGCCCGTCCGGTGCAGCAGCAGGCAGCCCCGCAGCCGCAACCGGTCGCACAGCCGCAGCCCCAGCCGGTGGCACAGCAGCCTGTAGCGCAGCAGCCCGTCATCGAGCAGCCGCGCCGTCAGGAACCGGCACCGGCGCTGCGCGGCAGCCTCGGTATCGAGCAGCCCGCCGTTCGCCAGCCGGCGCCGACGCAGGCTGTGAGCAACGAGGTCGCCGAAGGTGGTGGCTGGATGCGTGACCTGCTCCGTGCGGCGTCGCGCGAAGAAGCACCCTCGCCCGCGCCGCAGCGTCCGGCCGAGGCTCAGCCGACGGCACGGGCCGGCGACAGCCGCAACCCGCGCCACGTGGTTGAATCGCTGAACTCGCTTTCGGTCGATATCGCCCGCGCCATCGATCATGATGCGTCGGTCGATCTG